A region of Peromyscus maniculatus bairdii isolate BWxNUB_F1_BW_parent chromosome 7, HU_Pman_BW_mat_3.1, whole genome shotgun sequence DNA encodes the following proteins:
- the Zdhhc3 gene encoding palmitoyltransferase ZDHHC3 isoform X3, with amino-acid sequence MSQQQTCRMFGGVSFASLRHCSVCKRCIRKMDHHCPWVNNCVGENNQKYFVLFTMYIALISLHALIMVGFHFLHCFEEDWTKCSSFSPPTTVILLILLCFEALLFLIFTSVMFGTQVHSICTDETGIERLQRKKQPREHSGSWKSVQEAFGGNFSLNWFNPFTRPCQPETPIDKGLVRQVSSLSDTDNMETTESQLEETKDRDSVEVLDE; translated from the exons TGTTTGTAAACGGTGCATTCGCAAGATGGACCACCACTGTCCTTGGGTCAACAACTGTGTCGGCGAGAACAACCAGAAGTACTTTGTCCTGTTTACA ATGTACATAGCTCTCATTTCCTTGCACGCCCTCATCATGGTGGGATTCCACTTCCTGCATTGCTTTGAAGAAGACTGGACAA AGTGCAGCTCTTTCTCGCCACCCACCACAGTCATCCTGCTCATCCTGCTGTGCTTTGAGGCACTGCTCTTCCTCATTTTCACATCAGTGATGTTTGGGACCCAAGTGCACTCCATCTGCACAGATGAGACG GGCATTGAACGCCTCCAGCGAAAGAAACAGCCCAGGGAGCACTCGGGCAGCTGGAAGTCCGTCCAGGAGGCTTTTGGTGGGAACTTTTCCCTGAACTGGTTCAACCCTTTCACCAGACCTTGTCAACCAGAGACACCGATTGACAAGGGCTTGGTACGGCAAGTGTCATCTCTGTCAGACACAGACAACATGGAAACAACTGAGAGCCAATTGGAGGAGACAAAAGACAGGGACTCTGTGGAGGTGCTGGATGAATAG